Proteins encoded within one genomic window of Triticum aestivum cultivar Chinese Spring chromosome 2D, IWGSC CS RefSeq v2.1, whole genome shotgun sequence:
- the LOC123048169 gene encoding uncharacterized protein, with product MDKHTIRILALALLSLHLLCCATIAQCRTIADLHHEKINFPNGLCAENKLCITEYCYCCLIYDRCYLTMDACKKRCDNPSLSASEDLQAAETATATPAPLPTA from the exons ATGGACAAGCACACCATCCGCATCCTTGCGCTAGCCCTGCTGTCTCTGCATCTCCTGTGCTGCGCCACCATCGCGCAAT GCCGAACCATCGCCGACCTGCACCACGAGAAGATCAACTTTCCCAACGGGCTGTGCGCCGAGAACAAGCTGTGCATCACTGAATACTGCTATTGCTGCCTGATATATGACCGCTGCTACCTAACCATGGACGCATGCAAGAAACGCTGTGACAATCCATCCTTGTCTGCTTCGGAAGACTTGCAAGCGGCGGAGACGGCGACCGCGACCCCTGCTCCTTTACCCACTGCCTAG